A portion of the Malania oleifera isolate guangnan ecotype guangnan chromosome 3, ASM2987363v1, whole genome shotgun sequence genome contains these proteins:
- the LOC131152227 gene encoding mediator of RNA polymerase II transcription subunit 27, which translates to MMMQQQQYPQAATPNPPPPAPQQRETAGDAPPKQVALAMERLAHAARLIADIRLSADHILEALFISAQPQLHKKPFNMITEEEASMRKHLQDLRDVGKQLEDSGVLNESLRSRSNSWGLHMPLVCPDGAVVAYAWKRQLAGQAGASAVDRTRLALKAFTDQKRQFFPHLDGGVNSQISSTEPVSKKHCSSQALLGTHQEEHIDCKTLSDVLMRLEKEVPNVKISTYQRLDWLKKASSLPSSANESFVESSKAHNYHSSNKLRPGSLDAVDAEKVAVVELLVPSVFRAIVSLHPAGSADPDAVAFFSPDEGGSYVHARGFSVFHVFRHITENAAMALQHFLGIRTETPLYSLLHWICSYQNLFTKVCSKCGRLLSMDRRLALLLPPVHRPYQRFSAHKLSSGQPNPSLKEHNLDVVQAYHVGCFSEET; encoded by the exons ATGATGATGCAGCAGCAGCAGTACCCTCAGGCGGCGACGCCCAACCCTCCGCCACCGGCCCCGCAGCAGCGCGAAACTGCGGGGGACGCGCCGCCGAAGCAGGTGGCGCTGGCGATGGAGCGGCTGGCGCACGCTGCCCGCCTTATTGCCGATATCCGCCTCAGCGCCGACCACATTCTCGAAGCCCTCTTCATCTCAGCGCAACCCCAACTCCACAAAAAACCCTTTAATATGATTACCGAAGAGGAGGCTTCCATGCGGAAGCACCTCCAAGACCTTCGCGACGTTG GTAAGCAGCTGGAAGACTCGGGTGTTCTGAATGAATCTCTTCGATCACGAAGTAACTCCTGGGGCTTGCACATGCCTTTGGTTTGTCCAGATGGTGCTGTTGTTGCGTATGCTTGGAAACGTCAACTTGCTGGTCAGGCTGGTGCATCTGCAGTTGACAGGACAAG GTTAGCCCTCAAGGCCTTTACCGACCAGAAAAGGCAATTTTTCCCTCACCTTGATGGTGGAGTAAATAGCCAGATTTCCAGTACTGAACCTGTTTCGAAGAAACATTGTAGTTCTCAAGCATTATTGGGGACTCATCAAGAAGAGCATATTGATTGCAAAACACTATCTGATGTTCTGATGCGTCTGGAAAAAGAAGTGCCAAATGTGAAAATTTCTACTTACCAACGTCTAGACTGGTTAAAGAAAGCTTCTTCACTGCCCTCTTCTGCAAATGAGAGCTTTGTAGAATCATCCAAAGCACATAATTACCACAGTTCAAATAAATTAAGACCAGGATCTCTGGATGCTGTAGATGCAGAAAAGGTTGCTGTAGTTGAATTGTTGGTTCCTTCTGTTTTTAGGGCAATAGTATCATTGCATCCTGCTGGATCTGCTGATCCTGATGCAGTGGCTTTCTTTTCTCCAGATGAG GGAGGCAGCTACGTACATGCTCGAGGTTTTTCTGTTTTCCATGTATTTAGACACATTACG GAGAATGCTGCTATGGCCTTGCAGCATTTTCTTGGGATTAGAACTGAAACACCTCTATATTCTCTATTG CACTGGATCTGCAGCTACCAAAATCTTTTTACAAAAGTTTGCAG TAAGTGTGGACGGCTATTGTCAATGGATAGAAGATTGGCTTTGCTGTTGCCTCCTGTTCATAGACCTTACCAGCGTTTTTCTGCCCATAAGCTTTCATCTGGACAACCAAATCCTTCATTAAAGGAACATAATTTGGATGTTGTTCAGGCTTATCATGTTGGCTGTTTTTCAGAGGAAACATAG